The proteins below come from a single Solanum stenotomum isolate F172 unplaced genomic scaffold, ASM1918654v1 scaffold21764, whole genome shotgun sequence genomic window:
- the LOC125851071 gene encoding serine/threonine-protein kinase SAPK1, with protein sequence MMERYEIVKELGSGNFGVAMLVCDKNTKELFAVKFIERGQKIDEHVQREIMNHRSLKHPNIVRFKEVLLTPTHLAIVMEYAAGGELFARICNAGRFNEDEARFFFQQLISGVSYCHFMQICHRDLKLENTLLDGSAAPRVKICDFGYSKSSVFHSQPKSTVGTPAYVAPEVLTRKEYDGELADVWSCGVTLYVMLVGAYPFQDSSDPKNFTKTISKILTARYSIPEQIQISLECRHLIARIFVADPEKRITIPEIKMHPWFLKNLPVELMEGGSYQCADVNNPSQSMEEVLAIIQEARVPLLVGAHSYGGSMELDELDEADIEDVIETSADFAGLL encoded by the exons ATGATGGAGCGTTATGAGATAGTGAAGGAGTtgggttctggtaattttggaGTTGCAATGCTTGTTTGTGACAAGAACACTAAAGAACTCTTTGCTGTTAAGTTTATTGAAAGAGGCCAAAAG ATTGATGAACATGTGCAAAGGGAAATTATGAATCATAGATCATTGAAACATCCAAATATAGTGAGATTTAAAGAG GTCTTGCTTACACCTACTCATCTAGCAATAGTAATGGAGTATGCTGCGGGAGGAGAGCTCTTTGCGAGGATCTGTAATGCTGGAAGATTTAATGAAGATGAG GCAAGGTTCTTTTTTCAACAACTGATATCAGGGGTTAGCTACTGCCATTTCATG CAAATCTGTCATAGAGATCTCAAATTGGAAAACACATTACTTGATGGAAGTGCTGCACCACGTGTCAAAATATGTGATTTTGGGTACTCCAAG TCATCCGTGTTTCATTCTCAACCTAAGTCCACTGTGGGGACACCTGCTTATGTAGCACCAGAGGTCCTAACAAGGAAAGAATATGATGGAGAG CTTGCAGATGTTTGGTCCTGTGGAGTCACCTTATATGTAATGCTGGTTGGAGCTTATCCATTTCAAGATTCAAGTGATCCCAAAAACTTTACAAAGACTATTTCT AAAATACTCACCGCTCGCTACTCAATTCCTGAGCAAATCCAAATTTCCCTTGAATGCCGCCATCTCATAGCCAGGATTTTTGTGGCAGACCCTGAAAAG AGAATAACCATTCCAGAAATTAAAATGCATCCCTGGTTTTTAAAGAACTTACCAGTGGAACTGATGGAAGGAGGAAGTTACCAATGTGCCGATGTAAATAACCCTTCCCAGAGCATGGAAGAAGTTTTGGCGATAATACAAGAGGCTAGAGTTCCTTTGCTGGTTGGAGCACATTCTTATGGGGGCAGTATGGAACTTGATGAATTGGATGAAGCTGATATTGAAGATGTGATCGAAACTAGTGCTGATTTTGCTGGTCTACTGTGA